The genomic stretch CGTTTCGCGCGCGAGGTGGACGTGGAGACTGCTGCGCACCTTGCGGGCCAGCAGCTCATCCGAGTCGCGAGGGTTCTCCGCGACGAAGCGCTGCAGGTCGATGGGCTCGCCCACGCGGAACTGCGCGCGCTTGTAATTGCGGAAGAAGGCCAGCATCGAGTGCAGGAAGCCCGGTGCCTCCGGGCTCCCGAACACCACGTCCACCCAGTTGGGCTTCAGACGCGCGGGGCGCTTCTCCCAGACGAACAACTCCGGCACCAGGTACACCGGCTTGCCGGACTGGCGGGCCATGGCCACCAGGGCGGGGAAGGGGTCCTCGCGCGTCTCCTTCCCGGACGGACGGAGCAGAGCGGTGCGGCGCAGGAAGACCAGTCCGCTGCCCCCCGTCTGCCGGGCGTGCTCGAAGCGCTGCGTGAAGTCACCGCTCTGTTTCGCCTGTCGCCAGGGTCTGGTGAACCACGGCCGCAGGTTCACCACGGCGCGCACGGGCGGCAGCGCCCGGCGCACCATGGCCCACGTCAGGTAGAGGAAGTTCACCCAGGCGGTGGTGCGCATGACGTGCACCACGAAGCCCTTTGCGTGCAGGTTCCGGAGCTCTGTTTCGGCTTCCGGCGGGAAGTGCACGCTCTCCAGGTAGCGCGTTCCCAGCGCCCGGCCCATGGGGCCGAATTCATCCTTCAGCGAGGACGCTCCCTGATTCGCAGTCGGTGACAGCGCGGTCTCCAAGAATGCTCCCGGCTACATGTTGTCGGGCGTGGGAATGCCCAGCAGCGTCAGTCCCGCGGCGAGCGTAACCCGAGCGGCGTCAATCAGGGCGAGTCGTGCAGAACGCAGCGCGTCATCGCCTTCGACGTTGATGCGCTTGTCCCGCTCCTGGTTGCCGAGCGTGTAGTAGCGGCTGAGCGCCGAGGCTACGTCGAGCAGCAGCCGGGCCACGAGGCTGGGCTCGTACTGCTCCGCCGCGTCGCGGACCACCTCGGGCAGGCGCATGATTTCGCGCAGCAGGGCCTGCTCCTCGGGGAGTGTCAGCAGGGCCGCGTCGTAGCTGGCCGGCGCGCCACCGCCCTTGCGCAGCACGTTGACGGCGCGCGCGTGGGCGTACTGGAGATAGGGGCCGGTGTGACCCTCGAAGCTGAGCACCTCGTCCCAGTCGAAGGTGTAGTCGCTGGCGCGCTTGTGCTTGAGGTCGCCGAAGGCGATGGCGCCCAGGGCGATCTGCTCGGAGAGGGCGTCCGCGTCGTCCGTCTGGATGCGTCCGGCCTCCACGTTCTCCCGCACCTTGACGGAGACACGCTCGCGCGCCTCGTCCAGCACGTCGTTGAGCTGGACCACCTGGCCCTTGCGCGTGCTCATGCCGTGGATGCGGCCGAACGCGACGTGGACGGTGCGGTCCGCCCAGGGCAGGTCCATTTCCTTCAGCGTGCGGAACACCTGCCGGAAGTGCAGCGCCTGGTCCTGAGCGACGACGTAGAGCGACTTGTCGAACTGGAAGCGCTCGTACCGGTCCTGCGCGGCGGCCAGGTCACGCGTGGCGTACAGCGTGCTGCCGTCGTTCTTCTTCAGCAGGATGGGCGGCTCGTTCTCCGCGTAGGGCAGGTCGACGATGAGCGCGCCCTGCGACTCCTTCACGCCGGGCTTTTTCGCAATCTGGTCGATGACCGCGTCCATCTTCCCCTGGTAGCGGCTCTCGCCCTCGATGTGCTCGAACTCGATGCCCATCCGCGCGTAGATCTTCTTGAAGCCCTTGATGCTCGTGTCGCGGAACTGGTTCCAGAGCTTGAGGGCCTCGGCGTCACCGGCCTCCATGCGGCGGAAGAAGGCGCGGGCCTTCTCGTCGAACTCGGGCTCGGCCTCGGCGCGCTTGTTGGCCTTGACGTATACCTCCACCAGGTGGCCCATGTCGTCGATGCGGGCCGGGTCGCCGTACTCCTGGAATCCCACGGCCACCAGGCCGAACTGTTTGCCCCAGTCGCCCAGGTAGTTGATGCCTTCCACCCGCCAACCCAGCGCCCGGTAGATGTTGGCGATGCAGTGGCCGAGGAACGTCGTGCGGATGTGGTGGAAGCCAATGGGCTTGGCGATGTTCGGCGACGAGTAGTCGATGGCCACCGTCTTGCCGCGGCCCGCGTCCTCGTCACCGCCGTAGCGGATGCCCGCGCCGCGCGCGGCGTCGATGACCTCCGAGGTGAAGGGCAGGGCGGTGAAGCGCGCGTTGACGTACGGACCCACGGCCTTGATTTCCAGTCCGGGGACGCTGAGCGACTGCGCCAGTCCTGCGGCGATGGCGGGCGGGGCCTTCTTCTGGGCCTTGGCGAGAGGGAAGGTGGCGAAGCTGAGGTCGCCGTGCGCCGGCTCGGCGGGCTTGACCTGGGCTTCGATGTCGGCGGCCGGCACACCCAGGGCAGTGGCAAGAGCCTGGGCGAAGGCGGCGCGGTAACGGGAGTAGACGGATGTGCTCATGGGACTGCGCGGATACTAGACAAACCGAGGTGGCCTACGGCCACCTCTTGTTCGCACCCACGACGAATCCCCAACTCAAGGCACGGCGGGGGCTCGTCGGCTGGGCCGGACCACCGCGGAGACGGTGTCCAGCAGCTTGGGCAGGTTGAGGGGCTTTTCGAAGAAGCCGTCAATGCGCTCCAGCCCCTGACCCGAGGTGAGTGACGCCACCTCGCTGGCTCCAGAGATGATGTACACGACGATGTCCGCCAGCGACTCGTTGCCACGGATGTAGCGGAGCACCGACTGCCCGTCCTCCTCGCTCAGCCGCAGGTCGAGCAGGACCATGGCTGGCCGGATGTGGGAGAGAATGGACCGTGCCTCGGAGGCGCCCGAGGTGGCCATCACCCGGTAGCCCTCCTGCTCCAGCACCTGCTGAAGCACCTCGCGGCAGTCGGCGTCGTCCTCCACCAGCAGGATTCCGCCGGACTTGGGCGCGGCCTGGGCCATCTCCGGCGCGCTGACGGCGCCGGCGAACATGGGGAGCACCATTTGGAACGTGCTGCCCTCGCCCAGGACGCTGGCGCTCTCCATGCGTCCGCCGTGGAGGGCGACAATCTTCCCCACCAGGGGCAGCCCGAGCCCCGCACCGGGCGGCCGAGGCATGCCCGGGGTGGCGCGGTAGAAGGCGTCGAAGACGTGCTCCAGGGCCTCGCTGGACATGCCCGGACCGCTGTCCTTCACGGTCAGCATCGCCAGGCCGTCCTCGGCGGAGACGCGCACCTCGACGGTGTCGTCCGCCTCACTGTGGTGGATGCCGTTCTCCACGAGGTTGTGGATGGCCTCGGCGATGCGCTCGCGGTCTCCGCGGACGAACACCTCGGGGCAGGGGGGAATCACCACGCGCACCTTGCAGTGCTCCGCGAGCGCCCCCAGCGAGCGCACCACTTCCTCCGCCACGGCCTTGAGGCCGAAGGGACGCTGATTGAGCTGCATCTTCCCGGACTGGAGCCGGGACATGAGCAGCAAGTCATTCACCATGCGCAGCATCCGGTCCGAGTTCCGGTCGCAGATCTGCACCGCGCGGCGCTGGGCATCCGTGAGGGCCCCCAGCTTCTCGCGGCCCATCATCGCCAGGTAGGACTTGATGGTGGTGAGCGGGTTCTTCAGGTCGTGCGAGACGTTGCCCAGCAACTCCTCGCGGTTCTGTTCCAGGCTCTTGAGGCCGGCGATGGCGGTCTGCAGATCCTTGTTCCGGCGGGCGCTGTCGTCACGCAGGCGCGCCACCTCGTAGGCTGCGGTGAGCTGCGCGGCCAGTGACTGCAACAGCGTGTCGGACGGCTCGCGCCGGGAGCCCAGCACCACCAGGACGCCACCGACGCCCTGCGGGCCCTCCAGGGGCACGGCAATCGTGTCCCCATCACGCAGTAGTGCCTTCTGGGAGAAGGCCCGGCCCACCACACCCTCACCGGGGACAGCGGCGGTGACGCGGTCGTCGTAGCGGCCTCGGACGTGCTCGACGTGGAGCTGCTCCCGGGACGGGAAGTAGCGCGCCACGT from Myxococcus xanthus encodes the following:
- a CDS encoding hybrid sensor histidine kinase/response regulator: MRSKKKGTLAEVVPLRPVAKAAKKTPKRPAKPLPSVDADVAHRALLEMSRHLTDNAGPTEALRSHLQTIHTLLKPKVCYVARYFPSREQLHVEHVRGRYDDRVTAAVPGEGVVGRAFSQKALLRDGDTIAVPLEGPQGVGGVLVVLGSRREPSDTLLQSLAAQLTAAYEVARLRDDSARRNKDLQTAIAGLKSLEQNREELLGNVSHDLKNPLTTIKSYLAMMGREKLGALTDAQRRAVQICDRNSDRMLRMVNDLLLMSRLQSGKMQLNQRPFGLKAVAEEVVRSLGALAEHCKVRVVIPPCPEVFVRGDRERIAEAIHNLVENGIHHSEADDTVEVRVSAEDGLAMLTVKDSGPGMSSEALEHVFDAFYRATPGMPRPPGAGLGLPLVGKIVALHGGRMESASVLGEGSTFQMVLPMFAGAVSAPEMAQAAPKSGGILLVEDDADCREVLQQVLEQEGYRVMATSGASEARSILSHIRPAMVLLDLRLSEEDGQSVLRYIRGNESLADIVVYIISGASEVASLTSGQGLERIDGFFEKPLNLPKLLDTVSAVVRPSRRAPAVP
- the argS gene encoding arginine--tRNA ligase yields the protein MSTSVYSRYRAAFAQALATALGVPAADIEAQVKPAEPAHGDLSFATFPLAKAQKKAPPAIAAGLAQSLSVPGLEIKAVGPYVNARFTALPFTSEVIDAARGAGIRYGGDEDAGRGKTVAIDYSSPNIAKPIGFHHIRTTFLGHCIANIYRALGWRVEGINYLGDWGKQFGLVAVGFQEYGDPARIDDMGHLVEVYVKANKRAEAEPEFDEKARAFFRRMEAGDAEALKLWNQFRDTSIKGFKKIYARMGIEFEHIEGESRYQGKMDAVIDQIAKKPGVKESQGALIVDLPYAENEPPILLKKNDGSTLYATRDLAAAQDRYERFQFDKSLYVVAQDQALHFRQVFRTLKEMDLPWADRTVHVAFGRIHGMSTRKGQVVQLNDVLDEARERVSVKVRENVEAGRIQTDDADALSEQIALGAIAFGDLKHKRASDYTFDWDEVLSFEGHTGPYLQYAHARAVNVLRKGGGAPASYDAALLTLPEEQALLREIMRLPEVVRDAAEQYEPSLVARLLLDVASALSRYYTLGNQERDKRINVEGDDALRSARLALIDAARVTLAAGLTLLGIPTPDNM